The genome window TAATAGTGGAAAATTTCAGCTTGGTAAAGGGCTGAAGCTTTAGCAAATTTAGATGTAAGACCTTATTTTCTGCTATCAGTTACTGCCAATTTATATCATATACTGCCAAATGAACAGAGTGCTGGGGAGTTTTGTTCTGTTTTAATGTTTTGATATATAGTTAGTTGTTTGTTTTTTATTTTATGACTATCCTTAACTAATACCAAACAGATTGAATCAGCCACAGATTAAAAAGATTTACACAGATTTTTTTAAAAACAGTACTGAAATCTGTGAGAATCTATGTAATCAGTGGTAAAAAAAATACATGGTATTATTTGCAGACAGTCATATTTTATTTTTTGGAATAAAAAATACAAGCAAGTAAATCAGATACAGGAGAATTTGTCAAATAAAAGATATTGACGGTAGCGAGGCATTCGGATTTAAAAAAAGATAAACACGAATTTCACCAATTAACACTAATTCTTATCAAAATTGAAATCAAATTTTACAACTTTTTACAGTATCGAATATTTTGTGTAATTAAACAGCAATCTTAATTCGTGCAAATTAGTGTAAGAAACTTTTAAAAGCGAATGCCGTGTGACGATAGAAAATTATTGAAAAAGTAATTTATGATTTACTATATTGCGAAGGACTGCATCCAAAATGTTTTGAAAAAGTCCGTGAAAAATTAGAAGCTTCGGTAAATCCTACTTTGTAGGCAATCTGAGAAATATTGAGGTCAGAATTTTTGAGTAAGTCTGCAGCATGCTCCATTCGGACTTTTGTGATAAATTCATGTACTGTAGATCCGCTGACTGCTTTTATTTTTCGATAAAGCTGTCTTTGGCTGATTTTAATTTTCTGCGCCAGTATTTCAGGGTTTAAATCTGTTTCTTCGATATGAGAGCTAATGATGTCTGTAACTTTTTCAATAAAAATTTTATCTAAGTCTGCCGATTCTTCCTTCAGCTGATTTAGATTCGTAATGCTGGATAATCGGTTTAAAAGAATTGTTCTGTTTTCTAAGACGCTTTTGATCTGGGCTTTTAAAATTTCAACACTGAAAGGTTTCGTCACATATGCTTCAGCGCCTAATTCATATCCTTCGATCTGGTTTTCATTAGATCCTTTTGCAGTCAGTAAAATTATTGGAATATGACAGGTGCTTTCATTTGTTTTTAGTTCTCTGCAGAGCTGTGTGCCTTCCATTTCGGGCATCATAATATCAGAAATGACGAGGTCTGGTATTTGCTGTATAGCTGTTTCCAAACCTTTTTTTCCATTGTATTCCTGAATGATAATGTATTTGTTTTTTAATTCATTATGCAGGTAAGCCTGGACATCAGGATTGTCTTCTACAATGAGTAAGGTAGGAATATTTGAATCTGCCGGTGTATTTATCTGCTCTGGATTATTCCCTGAAGGTTCTGCGTAAGACGCTGGAATGTGCTGTACCGGTAATTCTTCAGATTTGGCATACGGCAGTATAATGCAGGCTTTAGTGCCAGTACCTGCTCCGCTTTCAATAGTGATGCTTCCGCCTAAAAAATCAACAAGGCTTTTTGTCAGCGATAAGCCAATTCCTGAGGAATAACCATGAAATGGGCTTGGACCTGTATTGTTAAAGGGCTCAAATATTTTTTCTAATTCCTGCGCTTCGATGCCAATGCCGTTGTCTTCAACTATGATTTCCAAAGTATTTTTTTCTTTGTCAGCAAAAGCTGAAAATAATACTTTGCCTCCGTCTGGAGTATATTTTAATGCATTTGACAATATATTAATTAGTATTTGATCTGTTTTTTCGAAATCCAAATAAACATTTAGGGAACTTTCTTCAATCTGAAGTTTGAAGTCAATGCTGCGTTTTTCTGCTATGTATTTAAAAGTGTTATAGCATTCTGTTATGAAAGCATTAAAATCCTGAGTGCTTATGTTTAATTTTAGTTTTCCTATTTCTGATTTTCTAAAATCCAAAATCTGCTGAATCAGCTTGGTAAGGTAATTTAGGTTTCTATTTATTATTGAGAAATAAAGCGCTTTTTCATCTGCTGGGAGCTGTTTGTTTTCCAGCTGTTTTATTGGATCAGCAATCAGTGTTAAAGGTGTTTTTAAATCATGTGAAATATTGGTGAAAAATTCTAATTTTTCTAAATTTAGTTCTTTTTCTTTCTGCGCATTTAATAGGGCAGATCGGACTTCGTTTTTAAGGCGGTCTCTATCAAGCATCTCTTTGAATACCCAGTAAACAGTACCGATTAACAGAAAAAGAAAGAGTGCTTTTGCCAGCCAGGTTTCAAACCATCGGGCACCTATTTGTATCCCAAGTGTCTGAACAGTAGATTTGGTATCATTAGGAGAGACTATGTGTGCTTTGAAAGTATAACTTCCAGGAGGAATTTTATTGTAGGTGATTTTACTGCCGCTGGTTTTAATCCATTTGTCTTCATATCCTTCGAGCATATACTCGAGAACTTCTTTGTTTGTTTTGCTGTAATTTAAAGAAGCTAGTTCAATTGTAAAATTTCGGTTTTCGTAATCCAATTTTATTTGCTGTGTCTGCGAAAGGTTCTGAGTTAAAATATCCTGTCCATTAATCGGATTCATAGGGATTACTTTCTCATTAGAGATATACAGATTTTTAAAGATAAGTTTATTATTATCTTCAATATTCTTTATTTTATCTGGGTTAAAAACCACATAGCCATTTCTGTCTCCAAAATATATTTTTTGATCTGCAGTGTCTTTGTAAAAAGCTCTTTCCGAGAATGTCCATGACCCAAATAGGTCTTCTTTCTGGTAATTGGATACTCTATTAGAAACAATATCGACCATTGATATTCCCTGCTTGTGTGCTATCCAAAGATTTCCGTTATTGTCATCGGTTATAGAAGATATGTAGGTATTTGGGATTTCTGAAAGAAGCTGTACTTTTTCTATACGTATAGATTTTTCTTTAATAGAAATCCTGTTCAGACCTTCACTGGTGCCGGTCCAGATTATACCTCGTTTGTCCTTGTGAAGCGCGAAAACAATATTGTCCGAAATATGCATGCGGTTTTTTTGAAAGGTATTTAACTGCAGTCTGCTGTGTATTTCTCCTTTGTTATCTATTTGGACAGTTATAATGCCGCTTCCTTCTGTTGCCAGCCAAAGCTCATGACTGCTGACAGACAGTATATCCATAACACTGTGGCCATTTATGTCTTTGGCTAAATCAAAAAAACGGATTGTCAGGTCTGCTAAATTTACTTGTGCAATACCATCAAACAAACCGACCCATAAATAGTTGGGCTCCGATGTTTTTAAGGCAAATACGGACCATGTCTCCAGTTTTGGAGCGAGTACATTATTTATTATTGCTTTACACTGATTCGTTTTTGGATCATAACATTCGAGTCCGCTGATACCGCCAATCCATATTCTGTCTTTACTGTCCTTAAATAATGTACGTACATTTTTGATTCTGCTGTTTGATCTATAGAAAGGATGGCTGGAATCGAGCTTATTGTTTTTATAGATAAGAATGCCTTCATCAGTGCCAAGCCAGACTTCACTCTTGCATTTTGTTACAGCTCTGACATCGGCTAATTTTGTATTGTCACTGCCTTTTGTAAAGCTGTAATGCAATTCAAATGGGTTTCGGTTAGGATTTGCTTTGTAAACATCACCGCCTCTTGTGCCAAGCCAGATTATATTCTGCTCATCAATAAAAAAATCGGTGATGTAGTCATCTAACAGCTGTCCGGGATTATTGATATTGGCTGTGTATTGGTACTTTTTGCCTGTTTGAATGTCTAGAACGGTAAAAAGATGCTCGTCTATAGAGTATTTCTTTCCCTGAATGGTTCTGTTTTTGTTTAAGGTATTTGAGTTAATCAGTACCTTTTCAACAATTGCCCGAGGAACTTTGTCTGCGTCAACAGCCTTAAAAGAATTCAGTTTATAATTAAAGCGGACATATTTTCTTTCAAAGGTAAAGAACCACAGCCCATAAGTCTTATCGTTGACTATATTGCGTATGCGGTTATTGGGCAGGGATGTTTTATCGTTAGGATTATGATAGAAAAAGTCGAATGTTCTTCCGTCATAACGGTAGGCGCCATTCCAGCTTCCTATCCAGATGTAACCAAGAGAATCTTTGACAATTCCATGTATTTGTGTAACGGGTTTTATATCTCTTCCTGTAATTTTTTCAAAAAAAAGATTTTGTGCATTTAAGTTAGCTAAACACATAAAATAGATGATATAAATATAATTGTGTTTTTTATTAGTTCTTCTTAAATGCATGATTCTGTTTTGGATACAAGTTAATTTATGAGCTGTATTTCCTCATTCAATATATTTTGTGAATATAGGGCTATATATTTAAAAATGATATTGACAGCTTCACAATTTGTATAAGCTGTGTTATGCAGGTTATAATGATGAAGAGTTTTTCGTAAAATGTAATAAACTGATAAAACCATAATTAGAAAAGCCTGCGGAAGAAACACCGCAGGCAGATCAAATGTTTAGAAACGTTAAAATTTGTACAGCTATTTACCTTAGATGAAAGTGTTAATAAGGCTGAAGCTTTTTATCAATACTATTTTAGAATACTACTTGGGTTTTCTTACCGTTGTAATTTACTAATTTGCTTTTTCCATCGGGCAGTACAATAGTAAAATTTCTGATTTCAGTTATTCCTTTAAATGTCCCTGTTCGGGCATTAATCGTTAATTTTTGCTGTTTTTCGTTCCAGTTAAATTCAATTTCGCTGTATGCTCCTTTTTCATAATTGTAGTTATCAAACTCATCTTCATAGAGCGTAAATGTACCATCAGCTCCAGGATACACTTTCATAGTTAAATTGTCCCATTTCTTTTCTTTCGCAAATTGTACATTCGGCCCCACTGGAAGTATAGCTCCTGCTTTTACATAGACAGGAATGATGTCAAGAGGTGTTTCTCGGCTCACTTTTCTGCCTCCTTCAAACTTAGTGTTTGACCATAAATCGTACCAGTCTGAACCTTCCGGCAGATAGGTTTCCTGCGATTTTACACTGCTGTAGTTTTCTGTAATAACACTTCCATTTTTGTCAGTGTACATCGGCTGTGTTACAGGATTTATAAGAAGAAATTTTCCAAACATATATTCCTGCGTATTATCCCAGGTTTTTGAGTCATTTTTAAAATCCATGAACAATGCCCGCATCATACTGGAATTATGGGCTGTAACATCTCTGGATGCAGAATAGATATAGGGAAGAAGACTGTAGCGAAGATTAATGAATTTTTCAATCGCATCATAGACTCTATCTCCTTTTTTACCAAATTGATAAATTTCGCGAGGAGCATCAGTTCCGTGAGAACGCATCATAGGACAAAATGTACCAAACGCAAGCCATCGTGTATATAGCTCCTTATATTCAGGATTTGTCGTTGCATTTTTATAATTACCAAGGAAGAAACCGCCAATATCACTATTCCAATAGGGTATAGCACTTAGTGAAAAGTTAAGTCCTGCCGGTATCTGCTGGCGAAGAGTTTGCCAGGATGAATTTGTGTCTCCAGACCATGTATTGGCTCCGTATCGCTGCTGTCCGGCAAAAGCAGAGCGGGTAAGTATGAAAACGCGCTTATCAGATGCAGCCGCACGCTGGTTGGTATACACTCCTCCAACAGACATAAGCGGGTAGGCATTGCGGACTTTTCTAAAAGATCCCAAATAAGTCTGATTGTCATAGTCTGAAGGTTTTGCCTGCATATGATCGGGTTCTGTGGAATCCATCCACCATCCGTCAATGCCTTTTGAAAACAAACCTGCATTTAGGTATCTCCAGTAAATAGCTCTTGCCTCCGGATTATATGGGTCATATGGCAGCACGCCTGACGGATAATCTGGGTCAGCCGGCCATGTGTCGTATCCTGTCTCAGGCCAGGTTTTAAAATTTAGGAGCATTTTCTTTTCTTTAAGCTCGCGGAATTGTTTCGTCATAGGACCAAATGATGACCAGATTGAAATAGCAAAATGAGCGTTTAGTGCATGGATTTCATCTATCATTTTTTGTGGCTTATTGAAATCAGCATTCAGGAAATCCATTGAATTCCAAAGATAATTGGATCCCCAATATTGCCAGTCCTGAATAATTCCATCGAGCGGTACCCCAAGTCTGCGGTATTCTTTTATAACATCTACAATTTCCTGCTGGCTTTTGTAGCGCTCTTTACTCTGCCAATAGCCAAATGTCCAAAGAGGAAACATTGGAGCAATACCGGTTAGCGTCCGCATTTGTCCGATAACACCGTCTGAAGTTGCACCATACATAAAGTAGTAGTCGATGCCGTCACCCACATCAGAAGTAAAAGAAGTTGCTGCAGCATCATCTTTAAAATCGGTTGGAGAATAATTATCCCAAAAAATACCGTATCCTTTG of Flavobacterium marginilacus contains these proteins:
- a CDS encoding TIM-barrel domain-containing protein, whose amino-acid sequence is MKNIFLTLFMVLVLTQGSTAQNYQKTKQGLKTTVAGNVIELQIYSPETIRVVKYPTGKDFNKESLTVIAKPQSTPFQITDKESSIILKTKKIIVTIDTKTGSLTFHTTDGGMLLKEKNDGVRFTPFDDSGVPSYIVHQSFELDKGEPIYGLGQHQRGNLSQRNQNYRLEQGNLDDVVPFFQSIKGYGIFWDNYSPTDFKDDAAATSFTSDVGDGIDYYFMYGATSDGVIGQMRTLTGIAPMFPLWTFGYWQSKERYKSQQEIVDVIKEYRRLGVPLDGIIQDWQYWGSNYLWNSMDFLNADFNKPQKMIDEIHALNAHFAISIWSSFGPMTKQFRELKEKKMLLNFKTWPETGYDTWPADPDYPSGVLPYDPYNPEARAIYWRYLNAGLFSKGIDGWWMDSTEPDHMQAKPSDYDNQTYLGSFRKVRNAYPLMSVGGVYTNQRAAASDKRVFILTRSAFAGQQRYGANTWSGDTNSSWQTLRQQIPAGLNFSLSAIPYWNSDIGGFFLGNYKNATTNPEYKELYTRWLAFGTFCPMMRSHGTDAPREIYQFGKKGDRVYDAIEKFINLRYSLLPYIYSASRDVTAHNSSMMRALFMDFKNDSKTWDNTQEYMFGKFLLINPVTQPMYTDKNGSVITENYSSVKSQETYLPEGSDWYDLWSNTKFEGGRKVSRETPLDIIPVYVKAGAILPVGPNVQFAKEKKWDNLTMKVYPGADGTFTLYEDEFDNYNYEKGAYSEIEFNWNEKQQKLTINARTGTFKGITEIRNFTIVLPDGKSKLVNYNGKKTQVVF
- a CDS encoding hybrid sensor histidine kinase/response regulator transcription factor — protein: MHLRRTNKKHNYIYIIYFMCLANLNAQNLFFEKITGRDIKPVTQIHGIVKDSLGYIWIGSWNGAYRYDGRTFDFFYHNPNDKTSLPNNRIRNIVNDKTYGLWFFTFERKYVRFNYKLNSFKAVDADKVPRAIVEKVLINSNTLNKNRTIQGKKYSIDEHLFTVLDIQTGKKYQYTANINNPGQLLDDYITDFFIDEQNIIWLGTRGGDVYKANPNRNPFELHYSFTKGSDNTKLADVRAVTKCKSEVWLGTDEGILIYKNNKLDSSHPFYRSNSRIKNVRTLFKDSKDRIWIGGISGLECYDPKTNQCKAIINNVLAPKLETWSVFALKTSEPNYLWVGLFDGIAQVNLADLTIRFFDLAKDINGHSVMDILSVSSHELWLATEGSGIITVQIDNKGEIHSRLQLNTFQKNRMHISDNIVFALHKDKRGIIWTGTSEGLNRISIKEKSIRIEKVQLLSEIPNTYISSITDDNNGNLWIAHKQGISMVDIVSNRVSNYQKEDLFGSWTFSERAFYKDTADQKIYFGDRNGYVVFNPDKIKNIEDNNKLIFKNLYISNEKVIPMNPINGQDILTQNLSQTQQIKLDYENRNFTIELASLNYSKTNKEVLEYMLEGYEDKWIKTSGSKITYNKIPPGSYTFKAHIVSPNDTKSTVQTLGIQIGARWFETWLAKALFLFLLIGTVYWVFKEMLDRDRLKNEVRSALLNAQKEKELNLEKLEFFTNISHDLKTPLTLIADPIKQLENKQLPADEKALYFSIINRNLNYLTKLIQQILDFRKSEIGKLKLNISTQDFNAFITECYNTFKYIAEKRSIDFKLQIEESSLNVYLDFEKTDQILINILSNALKYTPDGGKVLFSAFADKEKNTLEIIVEDNGIGIEAQELEKIFEPFNNTGPSPFHGYSSGIGLSLTKSLVDFLGGSITIESGAGTGTKACIILPYAKSEELPVQHIPASYAEPSGNNPEQINTPADSNIPTLLIVEDNPDVQAYLHNELKNKYIIIQEYNGKKGLETAIQQIPDLVISDIMMPEMEGTQLCRELKTNESTCHIPIILLTAKGSNENQIEGYELGAEAYVTKPFSVEILKAQIKSVLENRTILLNRLSSITNLNQLKEESADLDKIFIEKVTDIISSHIEETDLNPEILAQKIKISQRQLYRKIKAVSGSTVHEFITKVRMEHAADLLKNSDLNISQIAYKVGFTEASNFSRTFSKHFGCSPSQYSKS